The Dermochelys coriacea isolate rDerCor1 chromosome 7, rDerCor1.pri.v4, whole genome shotgun sequence sequence TAGTAGTACTTaacttcctttgtaaaatgctttgagatctatggttaggaagtgctgtataagagcccAATATTAATAATTAAGAATTACTGTTcatcagttcttcagaaaagatACTGTAGATAACATTGCCTTCTGGGTAGTGGTCTTCCTGACATTTTGGAGTTGAGGTACAAAGTAGATTATGTATGTGCCTCACATAAAAGTGTTGCAGGTTTCCTTGGTACAAAATCATCAACTACCTAGAGAGACTGATGCAGCTGCAACTGCTGTCTTCTTTCTAACTTGGAGAGTTCTCTTCTGCACCTGATATTTTGTCTTTAATTCTTCACTATCATTATTGCATTTCCAATAGATTTTCTGGTTGTTGCATTAGGATGTTCAGTTTGATGAGCTGGAATAGCTTCCTTTAGAAAACAGACAGCATAGTAATTAACTTTATTATCCTTAATCACAGAGACACACACGTTAAGACAGCACAATTTAATCTTTGTTTACAGCAATTTCTACAAGACCTTTTTGACGGacacaaacaaatatatatataaatatataaaaactgaGCTATGTTGGAACTTTCTTTGAAAAGTATATAAAACTGAGTTCAGATAATGAGGTTCCTGGGGAGTGGACGAAGCCCAAGGCCAAATTGAACAATATTTTAGCAAGTGTGCCCTCAGCATCCTATGGACTCTGTAGAAGAGAGAtatatttctttttacattggGACATTGTCCCTTTTTAAACAGAACCCATTCATGGAAATTCATTACACTGCATGCTGTGCTTTTGTTTTGGTCAGAGGCAGCTTCTCTCAGGTTCTGATGAGAGCTATGATTTATCAAGGCGTATACAGAAGAATTTCCTCTCTGTGGTGCAGGTTACACTCTACCTATGTTAGAAAAATGCGGTAAGTTCTTATCTTATTTGTGTTACAGAGGTGGAAGACCAGAAGTTGGTGCTCATGTATCCAATGTTCCATATATGTCCTTGTTAAAATTCTGCATCTGGGGCTAATCCTATAGTCCAGGGATTACACAGTGCACTTCACAGCCCTGTCTACACAACAGGTGTCGAAAGGCCCAGGTCCCTTCCAATAGTGCTGAAAACTGCTGAAGTCAAGTAAACTGAAGTCAATCCCTATTGTTGGAAAGCATGCTAGCAGTGAGGTTTCTCAAATATTCCTTGAACTTGATCAACAGCTCAACAACGGTTTTCAGTACCACTTCAAACAGTTTGAGCGTAGCAATTTCTGTTACCCATTATCAACTATGATTCAtttccctagtgtagatgcagtccaACATGGAGTGCCTTTTTTCAAGATTTGAGCTTCATCTTTACCTCCTGAATCAGCAGGACAGGGAGAGTCTCATATTGCTTAATGATCCAGTCATCCAAATTAGGAGCCGTGTTTACTGACTTAAGAGTAGACATATCCAGCCTTCCTTGTTTGCAAAGATAGTCAAACATCACTTAGAGCCTTCAAAAGTGGGGAAATACAATACAGATGACGAGTAGGATCCTCAGGGCTCCGAGCACCTTTGTGAGGTAGAAAGACATCTATTCTATTTCTTCACAGAAATGATTGTGTGTATAAAATAGAGGACATATGTTTGGGGGCTGGGTTATAGTGTGTTTGAAAATAATGTCCAACATTCAAGGCTTCTTGTGGGGTGTTGGTGAGTTCATGATTGTTTTGCCTTCACCTATACGGTCACTACCCACCAACAATTAGCATCTTGCTCTGCAAAGCTTTGGAAATATCTGGAATATGAAAGATACTATACCATGTATTCTGTTCCATTTCTCTGTTCATAATGAGTGTGTCATTCTGATCTAGGCTTGGTCTTGCAATGATCTTCCTGATTCTTTCACAACTGCAGATACTTGTTTGAGCTAAAGGAAGATGATGGCATTTGTAGGAAAGCCCAGAACTCAGGAACATTCTACCTTTTTCACAATCTCTCTCCATTCCTTAAGAAAGTTGGGAGCAAGTACTTGGCACCACAGATAAGTGTAGCAGGTAAGCTGATGATCAATAGTAAACATCTTCATAGATTTACCAGTCAAAATGATGTACACCCAAGTTTCTTCCACTAACAGATTTTAGTTGATACCATGTATGTTGTAAAGATCTCAGAGCTTTGTCCCTTTATCTCAGACTGATCATTAGGAAGAATCAGGAAATCTATTAAGCCATATGGGAGTGTGTTCTCCACTTTATGTTCAGGGTATTATTTATTAACATCAAATAACTGTGTTTAGGATTACCATCTAAAGCCCTGGCACATGGACATGAACTAATTCTTTGTAAGTATAAATGGTATCTACACAGGTCTAATCCATTTACTAATATTTATTTAGAGACGATATTTTTAATCAGGTTTAAATATGTGGGGCCATTTCCTTTGAAGCCATTTCCTTTGTAAGTGAGATATAAAGTTGATAAGGAAGGTGGAAGGTATTTGGTACAACCTGGGAAAGTTTCTCTGGGGGAAATACAGTACATTTTGAGACACAAATAATTGTAGGGGAGAGGCACATTGTAGGTCCCCGAGCGCTAGACTGTATGTTCTTCTTGCTCTGCACAATCATGGTCCAAAAGCTGGTGAATAAACTGGATTCTCAATTTCCACCTGACTCCTTTTATTCTAGAACCACCACATACCTTCCCCACATGTGAGCTTTGTCTTGAGGCTTTTCTCTTGGATGGGAAGGTGTAATGGGTTACTACTTTCCGCACTTCAGGGGATTGTTGTCAGCAGCACCGTGAGTCAGCTGTTTCAAGGTCCTTGCCCAGTCTCACACCTTTTCCACAAGCCATAGGAAATCCCTTCTGTGATGTGTCCTAGTTCCATTGGCCTGGGCCGTAGGAACCTTAAATATGaagctgttgttgttgttttttagtgTAAGTTTATCACAGCTTTCTCCTCCCTTTTCCTCTGTTGTTTAGAAATGAAAAGCATGCTGGGGAAGTTCAAACAGAGTGAACAGATGATAGAAGACTCAGTGCTGATTGGCTGTTCAGAGGAATGCATGGCATACTTTGCCCTGGATCTAGGTTAGAATTACGCCTCCATCTGTGTCTCACCCATTGGCTGCTATATTTGTTCACTTAAATCTGCAAGTAAAGGAAGCCCAGGCACACTGATGGAGATGCTGTTTAGGCAGCGCGCTTAGCTCTTGATGGGTGAGTAGTTGCTTCTGAAGGAAATCCTCACTCATCCTTGATGGGAAGTACTATGACTTCATTGGAGCCACTTTACGGAATTTTTTTAGAATGGCattacttctttctttgtttttagtaAAGTTGGTACGTTTGTAGTTCCCAGCTTTTGGGGACTGTATTATGATTGATGTAATGTCATTTCCATACTAACATGATTCTGTCATCAGCAGCTCTATGGAAATGTTCAGAGATTTTATACTCTTAATAGGAACAAAGAGGGGTGTGGGGTAGGGGTGATAACTGAAATTTCCGATTCCCACAGATTTATTCAATTCCAGGATCCTTGGAGAAATCTGTCATTGAATCTGAATTGAAGGGGTCATTTACTGAGTTACGGAAGGCTTTCTTTCAACTAGATGGGAAAGAAGCACCCTTGTTGTCCTCGGTATGATCTAGGATATTTCACGTATAGAAATTGTGATTGCTTGCACCAGATCTCCCGCTTGCAATCattagtttattattttatatatattgtggcaGTACCTAGGAGCCCCACCGGTTTGTGAgacattgtgccaggcactgtacaaacacatagtaaatgGCAGCCTCTGTCTGAAAGACAAGACATAACAGGTGGATGAAACAGAGAAGTGAGTGGCTGGGGAAAGAGGACagaataacagtaataatatgCTGATTTAACATGGACTAGCTCTCTGCCCACTTCGTAAATGTAACAAACCAGTCAGTAACAATAGTCACAGTAATCACAACTTGCCACCTGCCTCACCACTATCAGAGGGCAGTTTTCTATATGCATCCCAGCAGAAGTTAATGCTAAGAAGGGGTTTGAAGGAGGAAAAAGTGGTTTTCTCATTGTGTTGATCTCCTTTTAAAACTGCTCCTTTTTGAGCCATTACTCTGCAGATATCCTAATTTATTTTTGGAAGCCCTGTCAAAAAGCATGTGTGCTAAAATCAGGTTCCTTAGCCTATAAATAGAAATAGCTCATCACTCCCCTTTCTGAAAGAGTTGTGGTGCATGTGCTATACAGCAAGAAACAGATCTGGTCTTGGCATTACTTAGAGGCATGGTTCAATTCCAGTTATTGTTACTATTCAGTCCCAATACACAGcaacttctttttcttctcctctcctaGACATGCTGAAAGGGATTgtaatttaaattcaaaatgaggAGCTTGAAACATTGTGTGGCTACAGCCACTTTTCAAAGCAGCTCCTTAATTTCATGTGCACTTTCAGGGCTGCCTGACCTGATGAACTGTGATTTGATCCACAAGGATGCATGACTGGAAAAGGATGGCAAAGTATCGCTCAGGGAGAATGGAATGACTGCACTGAATGAGCCCTATGTTCTGATGTTAACAGATGGTATTTATGTTTTGGTGTTTTTAGGCTCAGGCCCTTCTTCGTTGGCATGACACCCATCAGTACTGTAGCAAAAGTGGGCAGCCTACCCAGAAGAACCTAGCTGGCAGCAAGCGTGTTTGCCATACCAATGGAATAACTTATTACCCACAGGTCAGCATCTGAATGGTGGGACAACTGACACATGATCACAGTGGTGACTAGCCAAAATTGTTGGACTTAATAAGAGGGAATTTGTGAAACTCAAGAGCAAGAGCTTGCTATTTAGTTGTGTACTTTTTCTTTGTTATTTGTCCAATGTCCCCTGAAATCTTCTAGAAAAAGCAATAGCAATAGTCTGTGTTCTCACGTTACTCGAGTTTTCATGTAACAATCAACTTATCAGAACTCTGATTCCTAGTTGCTTTGCTGTTTGGTATGTTATCTAGATGTCCCCAGTGGTTATCACTTTGGTGTCTGATGGGAGCCGGTGCCTTCTTGCCCGACAGGCGTCATTCCCAAAGGGGATGTACAGTGCTCTGGCAGGCTTCTGTGATGTGGGTAAGGAAGTTTCTGACAGAGTGTTTTGCACTCATATGCATAACACTATGTTTGATAACAGGATTGTGTGCTGCATGGTGGGAGACTTGAGTCTGGGAACCAGCCACAGATCTGTAGCTCCCCCCGTTCAATGGAGCTCATGCCCAGAGGTGACGTTCTGGAAAAAGGGGAGGGATGTTACTAGAGCAGCTTTGCTCATCCAGCTGAAGTGTGAAATTGCTGTGTTTATCTGAAGAAGGAAAGGCGCTGTAACAGGTAAAATCATGGGATTCAGCCACGGCACGGTCTGTGCTCATGTCCACGTATGAGATCTTTGAGTTAAATCCAAGACTCTTCTTCTAATATCTTTTTTCTGGGTTAGTGGAGAGTGGATGTGTTGGGGAACTTACAAGAAAAAGTGTGGTGCTTTTAGTGAGTGAGAGAAAAAGTGGCTTCAAAAATGAAAGAAGGTCAGAGTTGCTTATTCTTTCTGTCTACAGTatatacttatatggcccccaccACCTTACTATTTGAATGTCTTTGGTGCCTGGGAGAGGTATCCAAAAAGCAAATTTGAAGGGGACTAAAGATAGTTGATGGATTTGTTATTGTGGCCTGATGCTAAAGTGCTCTCAGAATGACTCATCTTACAGAGACTGATACTACTTGGGAAGTCAAACATAAAATTCCTAAAATCCCACCCATTTTTATGTGGCACAAGGGATACTTTCCTATTCTGCATTATCTTACCTGTTGGGCAGGCTGTCCCTGACTAACTTGAGTGTTTCCAGGTGAGACTCTGGAGGAGACAGTCCGACGGGAGGTGGCAGAAGAGGTGGGATTGGAGGTGGAGTCTCTGTGGTATTCTGCTTCTCAGCACTGGCCCTTTCCCAACAGCTCCCTAATGATAGCTTGTCATGCCATGGTGCAGCCACAACAGACCAGGTGAAACAGCCCCCAAGATTTTATTACCTTTCTTGCTTGGTGAATTCTCCTTTCCCAGTCCATGTAACTGCTGCATTGTCAAATCCTTTTAAATGCAACTTTCAATGAGTTCTACTGAAGTGAGTGTGGGATCcttttaaaagcttaaaaatacTCCTTTTCAAATACTTCCTGTTTCAAAAGCATGGTGTATTTTGTGCTGCAATGTGTATGAACCACCATCCAGATCCAATCACCGCTGTACTCTGGATCCACCCTCTGCAGATGAGGCCAAGCTCTGATTTGATTTCCTATTGCTAAAGTTCCTTGTTCATCCACCTGCACCACTAATACAAGCATGGTAATGGAATAGAGTGTACT is a genomic window containing:
- the NUDT13 gene encoding NAD(P)H pyrophosphatase NUDT13, mitochondrial, producing the protein MRAMIYQGVYRRISSLWCRLHSTYVRKMRYLFELKEDDGICRKAQNSGTFYLFHNLSPFLKKVGSKYLAPQISVAEMKSMLGKFKQSEQMIEDSVLIGCSEECMAYFALDLGSLEKSVIESELKGSFTELRKAFFQLDGKEAPLLSSAQALLRWHDTHQYCSKSGQPTQKNLAGSKRVCHTNGITYYPQMSPVVITLVSDGSRCLLARQASFPKGMYSALAGFCDVGETLEETVRREVAEEVGLEVESLWYSASQHWPFPNSSLMIACHAMVQPQQTKISVNKLELEAAGWFSLEEIMEAFGRESKPLKQEDGSFSLYLPPKWAIAHQLIQEWLKLQASTPA